The Pseudomonas sp. MH9.2 genomic interval ACGTATTGCAGTCAGCAAGTGCATTTCATTCCGCTCTGAAAAAATTCAGTCATAACTTACTTCAAAGACTCGCAACAGGGACAAGCAAACCACAGCATTTTTACAACTTACAGACCGAAGTTCAAAAAGCGGGCTGGGAAATTTTTCCAAACTCAAATATTAATTTCTCCGTTGATGTCCCTCGTATTCCTTATTCCGGCGGCCACACTAATACTACGCTGACACCGTCGCAAGAAGATATGGCCTCACACCTGACGTTGTGTGATTTTCTTTTTAGGGACATCACAGCTTTTATTCTTGAATTCAAAAAATTTCCTTTTACCGTAATGTTTCTTGACCAGCGCGTACTTTTGATGCCTGCGGAATATGTAATTTCGACATCAGCATTGTTGGCTGTTACCAGAAAGAAAATAATGAGCAGCATATATTGGGACTATGAACGTGGCGGATTACGCACTTTCGAGGATTGCAAAATTAGGTCGCATACCGCTAACAAAGACGGTGCGATTCGATATCAACTGGAAATAAAGCGCCGCGTGCTACAAGCATCAAATAGCGACCTCAGACATTCCAAACGCTTGGAACTTGCCAAACTAAGTCACGATGCATTCTTGTCGCTGTTTGTGGCTAACACGGCATTCAACGAGGAACAGGTGCGTAATCTTCCCTGGACGGGGAATTTTGCTGTGAAAAGTTCAAAAAATCACGGATTCCAAACTATCAAATACCGGGCCGCAGGACGCAACATTAAAATCGAGATAAAAAAAACCTTCATCAAAGATTTTAAATTGTTCCTAAAACTACGAGACTACATTTGCGAGCGAACTGAGCATCCATATCTCTTTGTCGGGATGAGATCCTATCTCAAGGACTCACACCTCACAACTTCAATGTTACAATATAACGCTATTGCTCGCTTCAACAAAACCATTAAAGACACCATAGCCCCAAACCATAAAGGACTGGGTTATCGCGAGCTTAGAAAGTATAAAAGCAGTTACTTGCTTGCACAAAATTACCCTATCCAAGTCGTATCAGCAATTATGCAAAGTGGCGAACAATCCATACGTAAAAGTTATGCTGATGGCCACGAAAAATCAGCCATCGATGAAATTTCGGCAATGCTAAATCGGCTCACCAACTTACTTGAAAACTATAATGGCGAACAAACACCGGCAGGAGACTGCTTAGACAGCGGCAGTCCAAAACCTGAAATTGAAGCACCTTCTGGCTACGAGCCTAACTGCAACAGCTTTGTAGGCTGTATTTTCTGCGTTCACTTCCAAACACATGTTGACGAAGAGAGCATTAGGAAGATCTTAAGCATGCGATTTTTTATCCACGAATATATAGCGCTATGCGAAGATGCCGAGCAGTTTCAGAAAACTCATGGCGGGGCCATATTGCGAATAGACATGATAATGGAACAACTACTGCTAGATCGGCCAGAGATTAAAACCCTAGTGAACACAATCTCAGAAGAGATCACCTCAGAATATAAGCTTACCCCCTACTGGAACCGTCAGTATCAACGCCTTCTCAATATAGGGTCTTCGAGATGAAAAAGCCTAGCGTTTTTAATTTGCATCCATCGAACTATCATCAGTTAGCGACCGATGCTTATTTTGGTATGTCATTCGGTAGAATCGGACCAGGCCTTATCGTCTCTAGGGACAGTCAAGGCAACCCCCTGTCACTGTTTGAGCACAATGAATGGCATTTTTCACAGTACGCTTACGCCTCAACTGATAACCCAAACGTTAGTTTTTCTGGGCTTATAAAACCCGCACTACACAATGCGGAAAATGTCGAATTATGTAAAAAATTATTCATAATAAGAATGTTCTCTCCACAATCGAAGTCCGGCAAAGAAATCCGACTCTCCACAATGCAAACAAACATGAATGTGTTCTCTTCAATATGTCGTTTTGCAGACCATGCGGATCTGAGACTCAAGGATTTACTAGAGTCTTCCACAAACCTTAAATCATTTATAGATCTCGCTCCAAAAACAGTTATCAAACAGCTTAAAACTATTTTTTCGACGCTCAACAAAGTCAATCCTGAAGAGCTTGGCTTTATGATTGGCGGCAGTACTATCTCCATCACCAATAGCAAAGCTAAGGAAAGCTCATCTACCTCGAATCAGACCCCAGTAATACCAAGCCGAATCCTCTGGTTAAAACACAACCAATACAAAGACGTGTTGAACGACTTCCAGAAAAATGAACACAACCTGGTCTCTTTCATTACCCAAGCGAACGAAAACCCATTTTATGCGCGAGGGCCATCTTTCTCCGAAGATACAAAAAAGAAACACAAACTGATTCCAGAACGCACTCGAAATAACTTCAAGCATTCCGCAAAGCTGTTTATTGAATCCATCAAAGACCACAACTTGGAGCACCTAGCTCATAAATATAAATGGAAGCATGTTGTAAATGTTGCTGGCTTTATATCCTTGACGCAGCATTGCTCTCGATCCCTGATCCATATGTTCACTCTCATGAGAGACCAAGAGGCACTGTCGCTCACAACAGACTGCGTTGAACCTGTTCGCGGATGGAACAATGAGGCCGTTTACGTTCTTGGGATCTCGACAAAGCTTAACAGTTCACCTGTCGTCGAGAAGTGGATTACCACCGATGCGGTATTGCAACCTATTAATGTCCTTACTTCTATCAACAAGGTAATAGCACCTTATGTAAGAAATCCGATTCTTCGAGACCGCTTGATGGTAGGTGTCGCGGCGCTGCCTATTTCCAATTGTGGTGAGGCCACCCAAACTCAAATAACACGTAAGTGGTTGGAACATAAACTGCCACCAATTTATCTTACTGAAGACGACATCGTAGAGCTGGAAATGATTGATCCGGTCAGAAACTGGCGCGCAGACTCACGCTTCAAGAAAGGTAAACCCTGGCGATTGACATCTCATCAATTCCGCAGATCGATAGCGGTATTCGCGGGACAAACGGGGCTCATTACCCTGCCATCTCTCAAACGACTACTCCATCATCTCACCAAAGTGATGAGTATCTACTACATGAAAGGGTGTTCAGCTAGCAATTACATGCTCAAGATTCTGAATCCAAAATTAGCTGATGAGATGAAGGCGGCTAAGCAGGCGGCTGACGCAGCTGTGTATGTCAGAGACGTGCTTCGCGCCACCGAACGACTTCATGGATTCCATGGTCAGCGAATCATGCAAACCCGTGAATCTGTGTGGCGGTATGAGACCGCTGAGGAAATTATTCACAAGGTCAAACGTGGTTTGCTTGCATATCAACAGACCCCGCTTGGTGGCTGCACCTCCACTGGACCATGTGACAAGCGTGCACATGCCAATTTCACGACATGCATCGGATGCAAAGATGCCACCATCATCCCCTCTCGCTTGATCGAGACCATCGAATTGATTGAGTGGGATATCGCCGAACTGACGCCCGGTACCATCGAGTACAAGGCTGAGGTGCGCAATCTGGAGGATTACAAGGCGACTTATGATCGTCTGGCTACCAAGGAGCCATAGCCCCGATGGTTCGCCTTCGCTATGCTCGGTACAGAGCCAACGCATGAATTGATCGGTTATTGGTAGGAAGTAGCCATGCTAGAACACTATGAACGGACCCCCACATTGCTGCCCTATTACGAGGCCTTGGAGCGTCTCGTCAACGGCGCAGGGAAGATCCTGCCTAAGGGCACCAAAATCACGCTGAACGCGGTTGCACTGGAGGCGGGCAAAACAGAAGGGAGCATCAAGAAAAGCCGGTCTGTGTATGCCAATCTCATCGAAGAAACCAAGCGGCAGTCTAAGCGCCAACAAGAGCTGACCGCACCAGGGGTACTGGACGTCCGCACCGCTAGGGCCAAAACTGCGAAGGCGAAAGCTGAATCTGACGATTTTGAAGACAAGTACAAGGCGTCATTGGCTCGTGAGTTGATGCTTTTGGTCCAGCTTGACAATGTGGAGGAGCAACTTCGAAAAATCCATAACGTTGTGCCCATCAGGCCTGGCAAACAGCAGACGCGTATTGATCCTAGCTGAACGCCATCATGTACTGATTCGGGCTGAGAGATCTCTCTGACGTCAGCTCAACCAGCGATGCTCGGAACAGCCGTCACCGGATGTTGAAGGGGCCGGAGGTGGCCTAAGGATTCCAGCCGAAGCGTTAGTTCATCAACCAGACCCGATGAGCTATTGGTCCCTGGGGTAATGAAGGCCAAGCGTCACCAGCAGTGAGGGTCATACCTCCAGACGCTTGCACAACTCCACGACCTTTTCGAATGATGGGGAATGGAGTCCACGCTCGACTTTACTGATATAGACCCGACCGTTAGGGTCGAAATATTCTTGGGTTAATCAATTTGGCTAAAGCAGATGAAGAAGCGCCAAGCCCATCCCTAGGGACTCTCCGAACAAGTCCTCAAATGTGCTGAATACACCCTCACCGCCTGACCCGAGCTTCGCATAAGCCACACCGTGATGCTTGTAGCTGCTTGGCCGTGCTGCAATCGACCAGATAACGTCCCGTTCAGCATGCTCCGGTGGCTTGGCTGCACTGGTGTATCTAAAACATACCGAGACATAGGGTTCGGCACCGTGCAGCAGTTTGTCGACCGGAGTGACATCTGCCACGTTGGCGGCCGTCCCTACCAGGCTGCGCACCAGCCCGGACGTGGCGTCAACACCAATGTGGGCCATCATACCGAAGTGCCACTGATTGCCTTTTTTGGCCTGAAGCATCTCAGGATCGCGCTTACCGTCTCGGTTCTTGACCGAGGGCGGGGCGGCAATCAAGGTGGCATCGACGATAATGCCTTCCTTGAGCAGCAGACCACGACTGGCCAGATGCTGGTTGATCGTTTCAAACAGCCCCGGCCCCTCTCCAAGTTAAGCACACGTCGAAGCCCGGCGATCCATGAATAACGCTCTCACGCGCGGGCGCAGTTTTGCAGGAGTGGCTGTCGGCATTGGTGCAACTGTGTTTTTCGAGGTAGGAGGCGAAATCACCTAGGCATTCATTGGCAAGCAGACAGCACCTCACATCAGGAAGTGCTCCGAAAGAAACACCCTAATCAATCCGAACCTGCCTCATAGCAGTCTACTGGTCTAGGTCTATTCCTAGATCGCTCGCTATGGTGACCATCAGATCCCGCAACTCTGATGCATCGCCAGCGCGCTCGAACGCTTTGGCGAGCAACGAAATGGGGTGAATTCCGAGCACACCCGCGAGATCGCGAATCAGTTGCAGATTGGGCTGGCTAACTCCCCGCTCAAGCCTTGATAGGTGCTCACGTGAAACCACGCGTACAAAATCTTGCTGGCTTAGCCCTTGCCGGAGACGCAAAGATCGTAGCGCCTCGCCGAAAGCGTTTGTGCTTTCCATTTTTTAAAGCCGCAAAATCTTTACATGACATCAGAAAAGAGAGAATATTGATGTGACATCAATGTCACATCCGCATTAGTTAAGGCAATATTATATGTTTCTGATCCACGAGCAAGGCCGCGTCGGTGGGGACCATCGCGAGGACGGCGTTGTACACCATCGCTTTTTCACTATGACTGAACCATCGTTCATACTGCTCGCGCACAAAGTCTATGCCCAGGAGCATGACAGAGCGGGAAATGCCCTTTGGGGGCTTGCGCTTCCTAACGATATTGAGGCACTGGACTGTCAAGGCGCTGATAGAACGGGCTGGTGGGTGAAGCGGATTTGCGTCGCCGCCCTCAGCGACACAAATGGCTCTATGGAGCTGGTGACAGATGTGGTCATCGAGATCAAAAAAACCTCCTACATCCGCTCAACTAGTGCGCCAAAAAATTCGTACGAGTTTCTTACTGCAAACGGGCGCGTTTTTTACTCTGATGACAAGCGACCACCGGGTATCCCTATACCTTATGTGCTTTATCGAGACATCAGCGCGGGATAGACACCGCTACGTGTAGTATAAAAACGTCAGATTAGAAACGATTCCCCGGAGAAATCAAATGAACGAGATAACTAAGGACTCACTCAACGAACAGTACCCATCCATTTTCACAGATACGTTTCGTGGCTTCGAAATACCGGATGGATGGCTTGCGTTACTAGCCGCAACTTGCAAACAGATTCAGGTGCACATCGACGCAACCCCAGGCGTACCTCAACTCGAAGCACTCCAAGTGAAATCAAAATTCGGTCTGATGCGCTTTTATAGACAAGGCGGGGATGCATATTGCGACGGAGTTATCAGTATGTCTGAGGCCGTTTCACGAACATTGTGTGAGCTATGTGGCAATAAAGGTACGCAATTGAAAACACGGGGTTGGATCATAGTCCGGTGCACCGCTCATCTCAACGTCGACAATTTTTAGCTACTAGTGCTGCGTGCAATTTGGTCTCAAAAAACGCAGAGACATCGGCAACCACCGAGACTAGGGATCAAAATTACGGATAGAGTTTGGAGAAGTGATGAAAATTAGGGCTGTCCGGCCAGTTGAAATCGTAATCGACGTTCTATGCGATGTTTGTGCCGAAAGCACCTGTGCCGAAGATGGCGGGGCGGAGTTTGGGACATTGCAAGCAAGTTGGGGATATGGCTCTCAGCATGATGGAGAACGGTACAAAATCGCTTTGTGTGAATTCTGCTTTTTTCACACTCTGAGCCACCTCCGCCGCCTGCGATTACAAAATACTATGTTTGATGAGCAGCATACCGATCTCGCAGAGTTCGGCCGTGTTGCGCGGGATGATTTCTGGCGCGAGATCTGAATAGGGGGGATCGCAGGTGTGAACTTCTTACAGCCAAGAGCTGCGGATTATTTGTTACCGCTGCGTTACTTAGCTCACTGCAAAAACTGCGTGGATACGGATCATTTTTCTCCGACCGTTCAAATCAAGTTATCTCGTCATCAGAGAGTAAACCTGTTTTTGAGTAAACAAGGACCGTTTACGCAAAGCAGGTTTACGTTGTCTGAATAAGTACAGGTTTAGCCGACAGCCCCTGGATTGTTACTCGAACATCCGAACTCCAGCATCACAAACATTCCACTGTGCATCAATTCGTGAGCGGGATCAGCGCATTTTTTCTGCGAGGAAAAACCGGACTTCGGCGCTTTTCTCATGTTCATTTTTTCGTGCTAAATCTCACGGGTATCGGACGAGAGCATAGAGTGGAAGTCATGAGTAAACGCGGCAACCCGAGGCTTAACAGGAAACCCAGCACTGCAAGGCTCGCGCTCAAGAAGAAAGAGGTGTCTGGCAGAAAGACAGTGCTGTAGAGGACTCCACCCGCAGCGGACCCCAAGGTTGTCCCAAGACTAGATGATGCCGTTTGCTTGCCAAGTTCCCAGCCCTGCGCGCTTCCGGCTTTGGCCGAGATCCAGTACGTAAGGATCGGCGACAGAATGCCAGCACTGGCCGCAACCGCACCGATCACGACCAGCATCAACTTAAAATCAGATGCCCATGGCACGAGAAACAATCCGGCAGCCAGCACAGAGAGCGCGGGCGCGATAAGCCAGCGAGTGGTGTCCGGCTTGAACCAGGGCGAAAATGCGATTGCCTGCATCACAAACATAACCAAGCTGCACTCGGTAAACATGAGGGCAATCTGATAGGGACTCAAGCCGAGTTCCTGTTTGCCACGCAGTGCGAGCCCGACCTCGAAGACCCCTACCCCTACTGACACGATAAAAGTGAGGACAAGGAGTTTCGGTACGAGCCATGCTTTCTGATCGCCCGAGGCCCTAGCGGTCTTCGGTGGCCGACTATGGACTTGATCATTCGGCACTGAAAACGCGACTGAGCTGGCCACAAGAAAGGCAAGCAGCGCTGTTGCCGCGAGCGGAATCGCGACGGATCCGGGCGGCAAGGCGAGATTGAAGGTAGCGGCAGAAAATCGCGTTACGAACACGCTAAGCATCGGCCCAAGCAGGAAGCCGCCAATTCCGGTCACACTGACGAACGCAAGCCGACGGGCTCGCCCCTGTTCAGTCGTCGTGACGCTTCCTATCACCGCCGCAGCTACGGGCGTCACCGCTGCGGCGAACATCCCACTCAGAAAACGCTCGGTGTATAAAGCGACGAGACTCTCAACAAACGAGAAAACCAACATGGTTACGCCAAAACCGAGGAGTCCAATAAGCAGCACACCACGTGGGCCGCGTTGATCGGAAAGTCGACCCCACAAGGGGGCGAATAGAAAAAGAGAGAAGGTATACACAGCCGTCAGTAGTCCCGTGTGCCGGGAAACCTGAACAGCATCACCTCCCGCGCCCAGGAGTCGCTCAATCAGGTAGGGTAAAAGTGGAAGCATGATTCCAAAGCCAACCGATACAGTAAACACGCCAAGCATCAGCGTGGCCATAGTCGCGACGGGGAAACCGGTTGAGCGCACGATGATGGCCTCATGTGACCGCAGGCGATCGAGTCATGCCTGCGGTCCGGTTGCTGAGTATCATTGGGGCGAGTTAACCGCAGCAGCCGCCCTTGGATTGATGACTGGACGTGGCCTTAGCCATGCCCAGACCATAGCCCGCGCCTTTCACGGCTGATTCCAGTTGATTCGGCGAGGTCAGTTGCTCGTCATAACGTACCGCAACCTCGCCAGTCGAGAGCGACACGACTACGTCATCGACTCCGGAAATTGCTTTCAGCGCGTTTGCCACTTTGGTGACGCAGCCGCCACACGTCATACCTGTTACGTTCAACGTTTGATTTTGCATGGTGATGCTCCTTTTCATAGTCATGAATACAACCATCGCGTTAATACGCTTTTAGCCTGCTGCATGGGTCTTCACATTCTCATGCAGATCAATACTTGCCGGATTGCTTGACTCAAGGATCGCCTTGGATCTTGCCATCTCGTCCGTGCCTCCATGTGCTACAACAAGGAATCCATCAGCTTTGACGGCTTGTTCGTACTGGATGACGCTGTCCTTCGGAATGCCTATGCTGTAAAGCGCTGCGCCAAGCGCGCTCAATCCGCCAACCAGAATGGCACCCTCAACAGCGGCAACGACGATTGCAGCCAGGTGACCCAGCACCATGACAGGCCCGATCACAGGGATGGTCAGAAATACTCCGCCGAAGAACAGGCTCCACAGACTGCCCCAAAATGCGCCCTTCTTGCCCCAAAATTTAATTCGATCGCCGACGTTGTAGAAGCCCATAACCGTCTCTTCGGAATGAAAACCTTGTCCGACGATACTAAAATGCGTCATGTCGAAACCACTGCCAGCCAGTTTGCGGACAGCGTCCTCCGCATCCTGATGGTGAGCAAATACAGCGACTACAGCGTCATGTTGATCCGGCTGGAGGGTCATGTTCTGTTCCTTGGCTGAGTGTGTTTGAGGTTTTGGTGGGTGTCCGCAATGGAGGGCTCAGAGCACTACAGGTGTATCCGGCAATTCATTCCGGTGACCGCCGACAGCGGGAAAGTGCGTCATCAGATGCTGTGTAACCGTCTGAATACCGCTAACCACGCCGTCTTCGTAATTACCGTGTTTAAATGCAGCTTCCATCTGGCGGCAAATGCTTTGCCATTCTTCAGAGCCCGTCTTCGCGTGAATTCCGCGATCGGCAACAATCTCCACGTCTCGGTCAGCGAGCAAAAGATAAATCAGCACACCATTATTGTGGGCGGTGTCCCATATACGCAGTTGCGAAAACACATCAACAGCGCGTTCTCGCGCGGATTGGCCTTTGAAAAGCGGCGTGCTGTCCAGTGCGCCCTCCACGACGAAACAAATTTCTCCGACATGTGCGGTCTCACCGGCTTTGATCGCTTGCTCGATCGCGAACATCGTTTTGCGAGGGAATGCCCGGGTGACCTCCCAGTGGGTCATCACGAGGTGTTTCATAATGCGTATGATATTCATCGTCACCACCTCCCCGAGGCGCCGCCGCCGCCAAACCCGCCTCCGCCTCCGCCTCCGCCGAAGCCACCACCGCCTCGACCGAATCCTCCACGATGTCCTCCCATTCCATATCCGCCCATACCACCGCCTACCAACGTAAACAAAAGCGCCATCACGCCTGCGCCCAACGCGATGAACACTGCGCCGGCAACCAACCACGCGATAATAGCCACAACCCCGCCAGTGATGAGGGCGCCTGGAAATCTGCCCAGAACTGGGCGCAGCACTCTACCTATCACGAGCGCAAGAATAAAAACCAACGGACCATACTGCCGAATATCTGCACTACCGCCGATAGGTCGTCCTTTGGGTGCCGGCAACGGCTCGCCATCAACTACCTGGATCATCTGGTTGAGCCCAGCAGCAATGCCACCATAGAAGTCTCCTTGCTTGAAACGTGGCGTAATGATCTCGCTGATGATGCGCTTGCTGGTGGCGTCATTGAGTGCGCCCTCAAGTCCGTAGCCAACTTCGATGCGAAGCGTTCGGTCGGTCTTGGCGATGACCAGGATTGCGCCGTCATCCACATTTTTTCGACCTAACTTCCATTGCTCCGCAACACGCAAAGCATATTGTTCGATCGCTTCCGGCTGGGTGGTGGGGACAATGAGAAGTGCGAGCTGAGTGCCTTTTTTGGCTTCAAACGCCCGTAAAGTTTGCTCAAGACTTGCAGTCTGGTCTGCGGTGAGCGTAGCGGTCTGGTCAGTGACCCGGCCGGTCAGGG includes:
- a CDS encoding integrase, which encodes MKKPSVFNLHPSNYHQLATDAYFGMSFGRIGPGLIVSRDSQGNPLSLFEHNEWHFSQYAYASTDNPNVSFSGLIKPALHNAENVELCKKLFIIRMFSPQSKSGKEIRLSTMQTNMNVFSSICRFADHADLRLKDLLESSTNLKSFIDLAPKTVIKQLKTIFSTLNKVNPEELGFMIGGSTISITNSKAKESSSTSNQTPVIPSRILWLKHNQYKDVLNDFQKNEHNLVSFITQANENPFYARGPSFSEDTKKKHKLIPERTRNNFKHSAKLFIESIKDHNLEHLAHKYKWKHVVNVAGFISLTQHCSRSLIHMFTLMRDQEALSLTTDCVEPVRGWNNEAVYVLGISTKLNSSPVVEKWITTDAVLQPINVLTSINKVIAPYVRNPILRDRLMVGVAALPISNCGEATQTQITRKWLEHKLPPIYLTEDDIVELEMIDPVRNWRADSRFKKGKPWRLTSHQFRRSIAVFAGQTGLITLPSLKRLLHHLTKVMSIYYMKGCSASNYMLKILNPKLADEMKAAKQAADAAVYVRDVLRATERLHGFHGQRIMQTRESVWRYETAEEIIHKVKRGLLAYQQTPLGGCTSTGPCDKRAHANFTTCIGCKDATIIPSRLIETIELIEWDIAELTPGTIEYKAEVRNLEDYKATYDRLATKEP
- a CDS encoding helix-turn-helix domain-containing protein, whose protein sequence is MESTNAFGEALRSLRLRQGLSQQDFVRVVSREHLSRLERGVSQPNLQLIRDLAGVLGIHPISLLAKAFERAGDASELRDLMVTIASDLGIDLDQ
- a CDS encoding MFS transporter, whose protein sequence is MATLMLGVFTVSVGFGIMLPLLPYLIERLLGAGGDAVQVSRHTGLLTAVYTFSLFLFAPLWGRLSDQRGPRGVLLIGLLGFGVTMLVFSFVESLVALYTERFLSGMFAAAVTPVAAAVIGSVTTTEQGRARRLAFVSVTGIGGFLLGPMLSVFVTRFSAATFNLALPPGSVAIPLAATALLAFLVASSVAFSVPNDQVHSRPPKTARASGDQKAWLVPKLLVLTFIVSVGVGVFEVGLALRGKQELGLSPYQIALMFTECSLVMFVMQAIAFSPWFKPDTTRWLIAPALSVLAAGLFLVPWASDFKLMLVVIGAVAASAGILSPILTYWISAKAGSAQGWELGKQTASSSLGTTLGSAAGGVLYSTVFLPDTSFFLSASLAVLGFLLSLGLPRLLMTSTLCSRPIPVRFSTKK
- a CDS encoding heavy-metal-associated domain-containing protein produces the protein MQNQTLNVTGMTCGGCVTKVANALKAISGVDDVVVSLSTGEVAVRYDEQLTSPNQLESAVKGAGYGLGMAKATSSHQSKGGCCG
- a CDS encoding general stress protein, with protein sequence MTLQPDQHDAVVAVFAHHQDAEDAVRKLAGSGFDMTHFSIVGQGFHSEETVMGFYNVGDRIKFWGKKGAFWGSLWSLFFGGVFLTIPVIGPVMVLGHLAAIVVAAVEGAILVGGLSALGAALYSIGIPKDSVIQYEQAVKADGFLVVAHGGTDEMARSKAILESSNPASIDLHENVKTHAAG
- a CDS encoding TPM domain-containing protein produces the protein MNIIRIMKHLVMTHWEVTRAFPRKTMFAIEQAIKAGETAHVGEICFVVEGALDSTPLFKGQSARERAVDVFSQLRIWDTAHNNGVLIYLLLADRDVEIVADRGIHAKTGSEEWQSICRQMEAAFKHGNYEDGVVSGIQTVTQHLMTHFPAVGGHRNELPDTPVVL
- a CDS encoding YgcG family protein; this translates as MTTMRKTSATALFVVILCWSFLVGAQVAVPPLTGRVTDQTATLTADQTASLEQTLRAFEAKKGTQLALLIVPTTQPEAIEQYALRVAEQWKLGRKNVDDGAILVIAKTDRTLRIEVGYGLEGALNDATSKRIISEIITPRFKQGDFYGGIAAGLNQMIQVVDGEPLPAPKGRPIGGSADIRQYGPLVFILALVIGRVLRPVLGRFPGALITGGVVAIIAWLVAGAVFIALGAGVMALLFTLVGGGMGGYGMGGHRGGFGRGGGGFGGGGGGGGFGGGGASGRW